One genomic region from Cryptococcus gattii WM276 chromosome C, complete sequence encodes:
- a CDS encoding uncharacterized protein (Similar to TIGR gene model, INSD accession AAW42659.1) encodes MLPRSHALAGVLTCATVEKITLDPQEGGSTRMRGGIPAITLPAGYLGSAFIGACLVACGFDTNASKVACLVLAFIWILTLWWAKSSWVAWATIALMVGLVLQVCWLVAQSVALRFLILFIGVMSCFYAIWDIIDDTLARKVNTSDASEYAHMIGCCGSRFWGAFWLIISCCFFAAGVLVGIAAFKDDWQTQADKASNFLGGTP; translated from the exons ATGTTACCTAGGTCGCATGCCTTGGCAGGC GTCTTGACATGTGCCACGGTGGAGAAGATTACACTTGATCCCCAAGAAGGAGGATCGACAAGGATGAGGGGCGGTATCCCGGCG ATTACGCTGCCTGCTGGATACCTTGGCTCAGCATTCATTGGCGCTTGTCTAGTCGCATGT GGATTCGACACGAATGCTTCCAAAGTAGCATGTCTTGTATTGGCTTTCATATGGATCCTCACCCTTTGGTGGGCAAAATCTAGCTGGGTTGCTTGGGCTACAATTGCCTTAATGGTTGGATTGGTCTTG CAGGTGTGCTGGTTGGTTGCTCAGAGTGTCGCGTTGAGGTTTTTGATACTGTTCATTGGGGTCATGTCTTGCTTTTATGCGATT TGGGATATCATTGAT GACACTTTGGCACGCAAAGTCAACACTTCTGATGCCTCTGAGTATGCCCATATGATTGGATGCTGCGGTTCTCGGTTTTGGG GCGCTTTCTGGCTCATTATTTCTTGTTGCT TTTTTGCGGCTGGTGTATTAGTTGGGATTGCGGCATTCAAAGACGACTGGCAGACACAAGCTGACAAGGCAAGCAATTTCCTTGGTG GCACCCCTTGA